A genomic segment from uncultured Marinifilum sp. encodes:
- a CDS encoding FAD-dependent oxidoreductase translates to MENQYLIVGQGIAGSLLAYDMYKSGLNFTIISSSDNSMASDVATRRYNPTIYDKLAKSWMVDEVLPVMTNLYKELEKELGKQFLYPVDFTVPLNENELRVWNERIFDGDFSDYMEYADTNWIKRGINNLNIFDRVGKSGYVDLSKLLYELKQFFKSKGKLIEANFKYQDIGFINGHITWRGISAKTIVFCEGHHASKNPYFKSIPFVPTKGELFEIECTNLADKYIIDENLFIMPMGNSRFKVGATYDYSKQNSKAILNTKADLLTRLEKLISCPYKVISHWAGIRPAVSDRRPVLGVHPNNQQIAIFNGLGTKGVMLAPYFAREMMYSLVKRSYILDKEVDIRRFLN, encoded by the coding sequence ATGGAAAATCAATATCTAATTGTTGGGCAGGGTATAGCTGGATCTTTATTGGCTTATGATATGTATAAATCTGGCTTAAATTTTACAATTATATCAAGTTCGGATAATAGTATGGCTTCTGATGTGGCTACGCGAAGATATAATCCTACAATTTACGATAAACTAGCTAAAAGTTGGATGGTTGATGAGGTATTGCCCGTTATGACAAATTTATATAAAGAGCTGGAGAAAGAATTGGGTAAGCAGTTTCTTTATCCGGTAGATTTTACAGTTCCTCTTAACGAAAATGAGCTTAGAGTGTGGAATGAGAGAATTTTTGATGGCGATTTTTCTGATTATATGGAATATGCAGATACAAACTGGATTAAGCGGGGAATTAATAATTTAAATATATTTGATAGAGTAGGGAAATCGGGATATGTTGATTTATCAAAACTTTTATATGAATTAAAGCAGTTTTTTAAATCGAAGGGAAAATTAATTGAGGCAAATTTTAAATATCAAGACATTGGTTTCATAAACGGACACATAACATGGAGAGGAATTTCTGCAAAAACCATTGTATTTTGCGAAGGGCATCATGCTTCTAAAAATCCATATTTTAAAAGTATTCCATTTGTTCCTACTAAAGGAGAACTTTTTGAGATTGAGTGCACCAATTTAGCAGATAAGTATATTATTGATGAGAATTTATTTATTATGCCAATGGGTAATTCGCGTTTTAAAGTAGGTGCCACATACGACTATTCAAAACAAAATTCTAAAGCCATTCTCAATACTAAAGCCGACTTACTGACTCGCTTAGAGAAATTAATTTCTTGTCCATATAAAGTAATAAGTCATTGGGCAGGTATACGTCCGGCAGTGAGTGATCGAAGACCGGTTTTAGGAGTTCATCCCAATAATCAGCAAATTGCTATTTTTAACGGTTTGGGTACAAAAGGGGTAATGCTTGCTCCTTATTTTGCTCGTGAAATGATGTATTCTTTAGTAAAGAGAAGTTATATTCTGGATAAAGAGGTTGATATACGTAGGTTTTTAAATTAA
- a CDS encoding TlpA disulfide reductase family protein, whose translation MNKIILSALTIALLLGACKQNNPKNLAIIKGKTHSDVKEVKFEWFKQHSADMKSPQHIAKVDSLGNFEISIPVQNISKGEMLVNKRSYDMIIQANDHLEINITEDTVTFNGKGAEKNKFLQILSQNKKCSKMNIMISWYREQHEFSEFFSMIEEYVDIRNAEFEKYNNSHSLNPEFIKYFNIQNELDQIDLYQQASIIYSRKNRIPIDSVQIPSKYKKQYTLKGFAKDQYLIADNYLGILYQFIRNEVDKLQSINRNLETDSLRLAIIMDSLPEKTKEHCLVQELYYDFSIYDKYDSTMMASFNKVKSDINCINFIDNELNKFNKKNAMIGAPLHKDFLQTVVYDTSNTKMTISDILAKNKEKVIYMDIWSLGCGPCRIAMPHSKKLHEKLKKYPIEFIYMTVDSYSDKLWNKVYEVSQEKENQYRFEKGFNSKLHQLFNIISIPTYILIDKEGKLVSYKAERPNKGRHDNPDLEKILIKLAS comes from the coding sequence ATGAATAAAATCATTTTATCTGCCCTTACAATTGCCCTACTATTGGGGGCATGTAAACAAAATAATCCAAAAAATTTGGCAATAATAAAAGGAAAAACTCATTCTGATGTTAAGGAAGTTAAATTTGAATGGTTTAAACAACACAGTGCAGATATGAAAAGCCCTCAGCATATTGCAAAAGTAGACAGCCTAGGAAATTTCGAGATATCTATTCCTGTTCAAAATATTAGCAAAGGTGAAATGCTTGTAAACAAGCGAAGCTATGATATGATTATACAAGCCAATGATCATTTAGAAATCAACATCACCGAAGATACGGTTACATTTAACGGAAAGGGAGCTGAAAAAAATAAGTTCCTTCAGATACTATCGCAAAATAAAAAATGTTCCAAAATGAATATCATGATATCATGGTATAGAGAACAACACGAATTCTCCGAATTCTTTAGTATGATTGAAGAATATGTAGATATAAGAAATGCTGAGTTCGAAAAGTACAATAACAGCCATTCGTTGAATCCTGAATTTATCAAGTATTTTAATATTCAAAATGAACTGGATCAAATTGACTTGTACCAACAGGCAAGTATTATTTATTCGCGTAAAAACCGAATACCAATTGATTCTGTACAAATACCTTCGAAATATAAAAAACAGTATACCCTTAAAGGATTTGCTAAAGACCAATATTTAATAGCTGACAACTATTTAGGTATATTATATCAATTCATTCGCAATGAGGTAGATAAACTACAATCTATCAACAGGAATTTAGAAACTGATTCTCTTAGATTAGCTATAATTATGGATTCCTTACCTGAAAAAACAAAAGAACATTGTCTTGTACAAGAATTATATTATGATTTTTCAATCTACGACAAGTACGACTCAACAATGATGGCATCTTTTAACAAAGTAAAATCGGATATCAACTGTATTAATTTTATTGATAATGAACTTAACAAATTCAATAAGAAAAATGCAATGATTGGAGCACCTTTACACAAGGATTTTCTACAAACAGTAGTTTATGATACTTCAAATACAAAAATGACTATCTCAGATATATTAGCAAAAAATAAAGAAAAAGTAATATATATGGATATTTGGAGTTTAGGTTGCGGTCCTTGCCGAATTGCCATGCCACATTCTAAAAAGCTACACGAAAAATTAAAAAAATATCCTATCGAATTTATTTACATGACTGTTGATTCTTATTCAGATAAATTATGGAATAAGGTTTATGAAGTTTCTCAAGAAAAAGAAAATCAATATCGCTTTGAGAAAGGTTTTAACTCAAAGTTGCATCAGCTATTTAATATTATTAGCATACCAACCTATATTTTAATCGATAAAGAAGGAAAATTAGTATCCTATAAAGCCGAAAGACCCAACAAAGGAAGACATGATAATCCTGATTTAGAGAAGATATTAATTAAACTGGCCTCTTAA
- a CDS encoding DUF4932 domain-containing protein, which yields MRKLMLIFLLIFNGNLFSQNKCLSPKVDERIELLSIVFRLADSPEYKNNTIKQYTDSIDNYFKTYKNHKVIKMASQLRDKNEVSFDAVPSLAIHIKIVNDSIKFNPRLTKNNLDDRWTKKEEDFILLLDDFYRKSNFKNFFNQNQEFYEIAINRFSKISNSINLLWFERFFACAPKGKYNVVLSFTNWGNYGPKITNKSGIEDIYSILSASSADSLGYPIYKTNKKQTLVHEFCHSFCNQLGEKYYPEMESKAQELYLSVLKLMNSQAYGSAQTMINEILVRASTIKYLEDEGANSQQIDKLLDNEEAKGFLWIRNLYQSLNVYSKNRKKYPTLDSYMNQIIKVQEEFSIEN from the coding sequence ATGAGAAAACTTATGCTTATATTTTTACTAATATTTAACGGAAATTTATTTTCTCAAAACAAATGCTTAAGTCCAAAAGTTGATGAACGAATTGAGTTGTTGAGTATCGTGTTTCGTTTAGCAGATTCACCAGAATATAAAAATAATACTATTAAACAATATACCGATTCAATTGATAATTACTTTAAAACATACAAAAACCACAAGGTAATAAAAATGGCATCGCAACTTCGAGATAAAAATGAGGTTTCATTCGATGCTGTGCCGTCTTTGGCTATTCATATTAAAATAGTAAACGACTCAATTAAATTTAATCCTAGACTTACAAAAAATAATTTAGACGATAGATGGACAAAAAAGGAAGAAGATTTTATTCTTCTTTTAGATGATTTTTATCGTAAAAGTAATTTTAAAAACTTCTTTAATCAGAATCAGGAATTTTACGAAATTGCCATTAATAGATTTAGTAAAATTTCCAACTCGATTAACTTGTTATGGTTCGAACGTTTTTTTGCTTGTGCTCCCAAAGGAAAATATAATGTGGTACTTAGTTTTACCAATTGGGGTAACTACGGACCTAAGATTACAAATAAATCAGGCATCGAAGATATTTATTCCATCTTATCAGCTAGTAGTGCGGATAGCTTAGGCTACCCGATCTATAAAACCAACAAAAAACAAACCTTAGTACATGAATTTTGCCATTCATTTTGCAATCAACTGGGAGAAAAATATTATCCTGAAATGGAAAGCAAAGCTCAGGAACTATATCTATCAGTATTAAAATTAATGAATAGTCAGGCTTATGGATCTGCACAAACTATGATTAATGAAATATTGGTAAGAGCATCGACAATAAAATATTTAGAAGATGAAGGAGCTAATTCACAACAAATAGATAAGCTATTAGATAACGAAGAAGCAAAAGGATTTTTATGGATAAGAAATCTTTACCAAAGCTTAAATGTGTATAGTAAAAATCGAAAAAAGTACCCTACGCTGGACAGTTACATGAACCAAATTATAAAAGTACAGGAAGAGTTTAGTATTGAAAACTAA
- a CDS encoding DUF805 domain-containing protein: MNWYLEVLKKYAVFNGRARRKEYWMFFLFNIIFGIAASLLDTLIGTAPVINSIYGLAILIPGIAVSVRRLHDTGRSGWFLLLGLIPFVGAIILLVFFATDGDTSDNEYGANPKLDNSAE; the protein is encoded by the coding sequence ATGAATTGGTATTTAGAAGTTTTAAAAAAGTATGCAGTTTTTAATGGACGTGCTCGTCGTAAAGAGTATTGGATGTTTTTCTTATTCAATATAATTTTTGGAATTGCAGCTTCTCTTTTAGACACATTAATAGGCACAGCACCGGTTATTAACTCGATATATGGATTAGCCATATTAATTCCGGGTATAGCTGTAAGTGTAAGAAGATTACACGATACTGGTCGTAGTGGCTGGTTTTTACTTTTAGGATTAATACCTTTTGTTGGAGCTATTATTTTATTAGTTTTCTTTGCTACCGATGGTGATACTTCGGATAACGAATACGGAGCAAATCCAAAACTTGATAATTCAGCTGAATAA
- a CDS encoding twitch domain-containing radical SAM protein: MPKKTPYCLMPWIHYHVGNAGKVRACCVANIPYGDCNTQSFEEIWNGKAINELREKFMNGESDKRCGVCQRLEKAGGKSIRQETHEKFGAYFAQIENSLPVYFDIRFSNACNFTCRTCWHGASSAWFNEAKQMNRNLGEKALLQNITNFDQFIKQMGEALLQAKEIYFAGGEPLVTKEHYLLLDWLVKNRSTNMRLRYNTNFSQLKMGDYDVVEYWKHFSEVEILASIDAHGKLGEYIRKGFSWEQFLANRELIREHKHIRFLIAPTISVFSIFNLPQLYQTCLLEQIIEAKGLYINMLDRPLHYNTKALPENYKQKVVAQYQRFYDWAEKKNIPQSVISQFKECEQYMLSDNLVKQWKNFKKETKLFDEMRGEDIDTVLCF; this comes from the coding sequence ATGCCAAAAAAAACACCATATTGCCTAATGCCGTGGATACATTACCACGTAGGAAATGCCGGAAAAGTAAGGGCTTGCTGTGTTGCCAATATCCCTTATGGGGATTGTAACACACAATCTTTCGAAGAAATTTGGAACGGTAAAGCCATAAACGAATTGCGTGAGAAATTCATGAATGGGGAATCGGATAAACGATGTGGCGTTTGTCAGCGGCTTGAGAAAGCAGGTGGGAAGAGTATCCGACAGGAAACTCATGAGAAGTTTGGAGCGTATTTTGCTCAAATAGAGAATTCTTTACCAGTTTATTTTGATATACGCTTTTCGAATGCTTGTAATTTTACTTGCCGAACCTGTTGGCATGGTGCTAGCTCGGCCTGGTTTAACGAGGCTAAACAGATGAATCGAAATTTAGGAGAAAAGGCTTTACTGCAAAATATTACTAATTTCGATCAATTTATTAAGCAAATGGGTGAAGCATTGCTGCAAGCCAAAGAGATTTACTTTGCAGGTGGAGAACCATTGGTAACTAAAGAACATTATCTATTGCTCGATTGGCTGGTGAAAAACAGATCAACTAATATGCGATTGAGGTACAACACTAATTTCTCACAGTTAAAAATGGGAGATTATGATGTTGTAGAATATTGGAAGCATTTTTCCGAAGTAGAAATTTTGGCAAGTATAGATGCACATGGAAAATTGGGCGAGTATATTCGTAAAGGCTTTAGTTGGGAGCAGTTCTTGGCCAACAGAGAGTTAATTCGCGAGCATAAGCACATTCGATTTTTAATCGCACCAACCATATCGGTATTTTCGATTTTTAATTTACCTCAGCTATATCAAACTTGTTTACTCGAGCAGATAATAGAAGCCAAAGGATTATACATTAATATGCTCGATAGGCCTTTGCATTATAATACAAAGGCATTGCCTGAAAACTATAAACAGAAGGTAGTTGCTCAATATCAGAGATTTTACGATTGGGCAGAAAAAAAGAATATTCCACAGTCGGTAATCAGCCAATTTAAAGAATGTGAACAGTATATGTTAAGTGATAATCTTGTTAAGCAGTGGAAAAATTTTAAGAAGGAAACAAAACTGTTCGATGAAATGAGGGGAGAGGATATCGATACCGTTTTATGTTTTTAG
- a CDS encoding phosphate acyltransferase: MSPIRSLDQMVDHLRQSGKKKKIAVAYAQDPNTIGAIARAINEGFVKAVMIGDEREIRSKAEAEGINPDIFTIVHIPNDVQATAEAVRMARTDEADVVMKGLVGTDKFLKAVLNKEKGLLPPKAVMSYVCALDLPKYNKLLFVSDTAVLPYPDLNQKIAMLNYSVKMAQKFGIDKPKVALISATEKPNPAFQGSVDDSIICKMADRGQIKNCIVDGPLDVFLACDPASVEIKGISTPINGEADCLIFPSLEACNSFYKGLMLFAGGELGGLIQGTTKPVVVMSRSESEKSKFYCIALSVLMAD; encoded by the coding sequence ATGTCCCCAATTCGTTCTCTCGATCAAATGGTCGATCATCTTCGCCAAAGCGGAAAGAAAAAGAAAATTGCTGTTGCTTATGCACAGGATCCCAATACTATTGGTGCCATTGCTCGAGCTATTAACGAAGGTTTTGTTAAGGCAGTAATGATTGGCGATGAGCGGGAAATTCGCTCTAAAGCCGAGGCCGAAGGAATAAATCCCGATATTTTTACCATAGTGCACATTCCCAACGATGTACAGGCAACTGCCGAAGCTGTTCGTATGGCTCGGACTGATGAGGCCGATGTGGTAATGAAAGGTCTGGTTGGAACCGATAAGTTTCTAAAAGCAGTTCTTAATAAAGAGAAAGGTTTATTGCCTCCTAAGGCGGTAATGAGTTATGTTTGTGCATTGGATTTGCCAAAATATAATAAGTTGCTTTTTGTTTCAGATACTGCAGTTTTGCCTTATCCTGATTTGAACCAAAAAATTGCCATGCTAAATTATTCGGTAAAAATGGCTCAGAAATTTGGTATCGATAAACCTAAAGTGGCCTTGATATCGGCAACAGAAAAGCCAAATCCTGCGTTTCAAGGATCGGTTGATGATTCCATTATCTGTAAAATGGCCGATCGTGGTCAGATTAAAAATTGTATTGTTGATGGTCCATTGGATGTATTTCTAGCCTGCGATCCTGCCTCGGTTGAAATTAAAGGCATTTCTACTCCAATTAATGGTGAAGCAGATTGTTTAATTTTTCCATCGCTGGAGGCTTGTAATTCTTTTTATAAAGGATTAATGTTATTTGCCGGTGGCGAACTTGGAGGACTAATTCAGGGAACCACGAAACCAGTTGTGGTAATGTCGAGAAGCGAAAGTGAAAAATCGAAATTTTACTGTATTGCTTTATCTGTTTTAATGGCAGATTAA
- a CDS encoding phosphate acyltransferase, which translates to MITRLEQIIEVLKSQEKKRLVAAYANDAHTIEAVNNAVEKNIVVATLVGDKDIIGKTCADHNIDVNKFTIVHEPNELKAAQKAVELINNGEGDMIMKGLVSTDKYMKAILNKESGLMPPKAVLSHVTVMENPNYYKLMVCSDVAVIPQPDLNQKITLTNYVINVAKALGIETPKVALIAASEQVLPKMQACIDATIISKMAERGQIKNAYVDGPLAIDVAIDKESAEIKKLDSKVAGDADCLVFPNIESGNVFYKTNTKLAKSELGAMVVGAKCPAILSSRGDSVKTKLYSIALAALVASK; encoded by the coding sequence ATGATTACACGTTTGGAGCAAATCATTGAGGTTCTTAAAAGTCAAGAGAAAAAACGTCTTGTAGCTGCCTATGCTAACGATGCTCATACTATCGAGGCTGTGAACAATGCAGTAGAAAAAAACATTGTTGTAGCTACATTAGTTGGCGATAAGGATATCATAGGAAAAACTTGTGCCGATCATAATATCGATGTGAATAAATTTACAATTGTTCATGAGCCAAATGAGTTAAAAGCAGCACAAAAGGCAGTCGAGCTAATTAACAATGGTGAAGGCGACATGATTATGAAAGGCTTGGTAAGTACCGATAAGTACATGAAGGCTATTCTTAATAAAGAAAGTGGATTAATGCCACCGAAAGCGGTTTTAAGTCATGTAACGGTAATGGAAAATCCTAATTATTATAAATTAATGGTTTGTAGTGATGTGGCAGTGATTCCTCAACCCGATCTAAATCAGAAAATTACTTTAACAAATTATGTGATTAATGTAGCCAAAGCCTTGGGAATTGAAACTCCAAAAGTTGCTCTTATAGCAGCATCGGAACAAGTTTTACCAAAAATGCAAGCATGCATTGATGCTACCATTATTTCAAAAATGGCCGAACGAGGACAAATTAAGAATGCTTATGTTGATGGACCTTTGGCAATTGATGTAGCAATTGATAAAGAATCGGCCGAGATAAAAAAATTAGATTCTAAAGTGGCAGGCGATGCCGATTGTCTTGTATTTCCGAATATCGAATCGGGTAATGTGTTCTATAAAACAAATACTAAATTGGCAAAATCGGAGCTTGGAGCAATGGTTGTGGGAGCTAAGTGCCCTGCAATTCTTTCATCGCGAGGTGATAGCGTAAAAACCAAATTGTATTCTATTGCTTTGGCTGCATTGGTAGCTTCAAAATAA
- a CDS encoding ATP-binding protein, which produces MLKLFSLYKHILLFILLSILGYFVNAQRTDFRIHEYNKQNKLREELVKSASQDLNGIYYLATDGGVFSLINDEFNLFKLPEGKSRYFKELFRMHNGSLLAVSDDAIYKINPSFEKNEIELLIECNKDPAAPKYPKHVYQDGKNRVWISDYNHIFRLNGKVLEKYVMDEKNLTSSYARSFQFLECDNGNLIVVSQKGWFYKFKNKSNSFEECAFKQDFLVHSSFKIGANEFLLGTSVGIIKIIFDFNGRVVHNEMISEGVIASCFERLSDNRILAGTWYQGLVEIELGDKNRIYPVGGFPYFTINEIFKDNFGKFWVSTNSGAIVMEQKFFFSQFLTANSEYVACIRKNINGELISASRNHLYKSENEYSLTEQNISFKGSLNVFQTFKKYTFIGTEQGNLLVYWADKLIKTIPLSQQSISDIEVVSLTEIWLVADKELFKLDLNKVKLESYFNQFKNRRIVQDICLTKNNTLFVGCEYKHSYLYKYSRENDKFQNISDESPFENEGDFWVRDVEPVGDSLFIGCSLGLFKYHDSVAEKVDLGDLSNGEIRAVAVDQYNTLWLTSSKGVIRKRNKDISLFTPDQGLPSKTFTVGNLLVDNNGHLWVGTSNGLAFARIKDSIPVTPKPLVHVAKDESHFIYRDTQLEVTTGSMLLMDVTATIYPQKQNEFQYCIIRGIQKIRDWKNLSSKNQVIVSDLEPGNYKICIRCKHEGNFLWSDHSVIPLKVNQVWYLRWYTLLSEAIIILFLIFLTNIYSKKRAKKQMLKLEKLVSQRTVQLQNANENLLSANKAKDKFLSIIGHDLRNPFNAIRGFSKMLIHDTDMLSEEEQKELLETIYKSSDDTFKLLESLLEWANVQKGNFKINKEEFDLALVIQSNLDLHKSLASLKEIKVIGKVEKVLVDADKAMVDTIIRNLLSNAIKYSFNGQTIELIVVKDNDFARIEVKDTGMGMTKAQVDKLFKIDSVFTSEGTANETGTGFGLMLSKEFVELNGGEIYVKSEKNKGTSFFFSIPLSKK; this is translated from the coding sequence ATGCTTAAACTTTTTTCTTTATACAAGCACATACTATTATTTATACTGTTATCTATATTAGGATATTTCGTTAATGCACAGCGAACCGATTTTCGTATTCATGAGTATAATAAACAAAATAAATTAAGAGAAGAACTGGTAAAGTCTGCAAGCCAAGACTTAAATGGTATTTATTACCTTGCAACCGATGGTGGTGTTTTTTCCTTAATAAATGATGAATTTAATTTGTTTAAATTACCCGAGGGTAAGTCTAGATATTTTAAGGAGTTGTTTAGAATGCATAATGGCAGTCTTTTAGCTGTTTCCGATGATGCCATTTACAAGATTAATCCATCATTTGAGAAAAATGAAATTGAATTATTGATAGAATGCAATAAAGATCCCGCCGCACCAAAATATCCCAAGCATGTTTATCAAGACGGTAAGAATAGAGTTTGGATAAGTGATTACAATCATATTTTTCGATTGAATGGAAAAGTGCTTGAAAAATATGTTATGGATGAAAAAAACCTGACAAGTTCTTATGCTCGATCTTTTCAATTTTTAGAATGTGATAATGGAAATTTAATTGTTGTTTCGCAAAAAGGATGGTTTTATAAATTTAAGAACAAATCTAACTCATTCGAAGAGTGTGCTTTTAAACAAGATTTTTTGGTTCATTCATCCTTTAAGATTGGAGCTAATGAATTTTTACTGGGCACATCAGTTGGTATCATAAAAATTATTTTCGACTTTAACGGAAGAGTGGTTCATAATGAAATGATTTCGGAAGGAGTTATTGCATCTTGTTTTGAAAGATTGAGTGATAACAGAATTTTAGCAGGTACATGGTATCAGGGACTTGTAGAAATAGAACTAGGCGATAAGAATAGAATTTATCCTGTGGGAGGATTTCCCTATTTTACAATTAATGAAATTTTTAAAGATAATTTTGGCAAGTTTTGGGTTTCTACAAACTCAGGAGCTATTGTTATGGAGCAAAAATTTTTCTTCTCTCAGTTTCTTACAGCAAATTCCGAATATGTAGCCTGTATCCGAAAAAATATTAATGGAGAGCTTATTTCGGCCAGTAGAAATCATTTGTACAAATCAGAAAATGAATATTCTTTAACAGAACAAAATATTAGTTTTAAAGGAAGCTTAAATGTATTTCAAACTTTTAAAAAATATACATTTATTGGAACAGAGCAAGGTAATTTACTAGTTTACTGGGCTGATAAATTAATAAAAACCATTCCCCTTAGTCAGCAATCAATAAGCGACATAGAAGTGGTATCCTTAACGGAGATATGGCTTGTTGCAGATAAGGAATTGTTTAAGCTCGATTTAAATAAAGTTAAGTTGGAAAGCTATTTTAATCAGTTTAAAAATAGAAGAATTGTACAGGATATTTGCTTAACTAAAAATAATACTTTGTTTGTAGGATGTGAGTATAAGCATTCATATTTATATAAATACAGCAGAGAAAATGATAAATTTCAAAATATAAGCGATGAAAGTCCTTTTGAAAATGAAGGGGACTTCTGGGTTAGAGATGTAGAACCTGTTGGGGATAGTTTATTTATAGGATGTTCTTTAGGTTTATTTAAATATCACGATTCGGTAGCCGAGAAAGTTGATTTAGGTGATTTAAGTAATGGAGAAATTCGCGCTGTTGCAGTAGATCAGTATAATACCCTTTGGTTAACAAGTAGTAAAGGTGTTATTCGAAAAAGAAATAAGGATATTTCTTTGTTTACGCCCGATCAGGGCTTGCCATCAAAGACATTTACTGTTGGTAATCTTTTGGTTGATAATAATGGACACTTATGGGTTGGAACTTCTAACGGACTTGCTTTTGCAAGAATTAAAGATAGTATTCCGGTTACACCAAAACCTTTAGTGCATGTTGCAAAAGATGAGAGTCATTTTATTTATCGAGATACTCAATTAGAGGTTACTACTGGTTCGATGTTACTTATGGATGTTACAGCCACTATTTATCCGCAAAAACAAAACGAATTTCAATATTGCATTATTCGAGGCATACAAAAAATTAGAGACTGGAAAAATTTATCCAGTAAAAATCAGGTAATTGTTTCAGATCTTGAACCTGGTAACTACAAAATTTGCATTCGTTGTAAACACGAAGGAAATTTTTTGTGGAGCGATCATAGTGTTATTCCTTTAAAAGTAAATCAGGTTTGGTATCTGCGATGGTATACTTTGTTAAGCGAAGCAATAATTATACTTTTTCTAATATTTTTAACTAACATTTATAGTAAGAAAAGAGCTAAAAAACAAATGCTTAAGTTAGAAAAGTTAGTTTCTCAGCGTACTGTTCAGTTACAGAATGCCAACGAAAATTTATTATCTGCCAATAAAGCTAAAGATAAATTTTTATCCATTATTGGTCACGATTTAAGAAATCCGTTTAACGCCATTAGAGGATTTTCTAAAATGTTGATTCACGATACAGATATGCTTAGCGAAGAAGAGCAAAAAGAATTGCTCGAGACAATTTATAAAAGTTCCGATGATACTTTTAAGCTTTTGGAAAGTCTACTGGAATGGGCTAATGTGCAGAAAGGTAATTTTAAGATAAATAAGGAAGAATTCGATTTGGCACTTGTAATTCAAAGTAATTTAGATCTTCACAAAAGTCTTGCTTCGCTAAAAGAAATAAAAGTTATTGGTAAAGTAGAAAAAGTTTTGGTTGATGCCGATAAGGCAATGGTAGATACTATAATTCGAAACTTATTGTCGAATGCAATTAAATATTCTTTTAACGGACAAACGATTGAGTTAATTGTTGTTAAAGATAATGATTTTGCAAGAATTGAAGTGAAAGATACTGGTATGGGAATGACAAAAGCACAAGTAGATAAATTATTTAAAATAGATAGTGTATTTACCAGCGAGGGAACAGCCAACGAAACAGGAACAGGCTTTGGTTTAATGTTAAGTAAAGAGTTTGTTGAGCTTAATGGTGGAGAAATTTATGTTAAGAGTGAGAAAAATAAGGGTACTTCTTTCTTTTTTAGTATTCCTCTTTCTAAAAAATAG